In Burkholderia sp. GAS332, one DNA window encodes the following:
- a CDS encoding 2-oxo-4-hydroxy-4-carboxy-5-ureidoimidazoline decarboxylase, which produces MKAMQYTLDQLNSTSTDAFVAALSGIFEHSPWVAEIAAKQRPFASIDELHSKMSNIVETAGEEKQLALINAHPELAGKAAVRGELTAESTREQSGAGLAQCTQEEFDRLLALNSAYREKFGFPFILAVRGYDRHGIIANFEARVNNSRADELRASLDQIYRIARFRLDDLIDA; this is translated from the coding sequence ATGAAGGCGATGCAATACACTCTGGACCAACTCAACAGCACCTCGACTGACGCGTTCGTCGCGGCGCTGTCGGGCATTTTCGAGCACTCGCCGTGGGTCGCGGAAATTGCCGCGAAACAACGGCCATTTGCCAGCATCGACGAACTGCATAGCAAGATGTCGAACATCGTCGAGACGGCTGGCGAAGAGAAGCAACTGGCGTTGATCAACGCCCACCCTGAGCTCGCCGGCAAGGCTGCGGTGCGCGGTGAGCTGACGGCCGAATCGACGCGTGAGCAGAGCGGCGCGGGCCTCGCCCAGTGCACGCAGGAAGAATTCGACAGGCTGCTGGCGTTGAACAGCGCCTATCGCGAGAAGTTCGGCTTTCCGTTCATCCTCGCGGTGCGTGGTTACGACCGCCACGGCATCATCGCGAACTTCGAAGCGCGCGTGAACAACAGCCGCGCCGACGAGTTGCGCGCCAGCCTCGATCAGATCTACCGCATCGCACGTTTCCGGCTCGACGACCTGATCGACGCGTAA
- a CDS encoding serine/threonine-protein kinase HipA: MRLDVQVLGKHVATLFRERDDYALKYNRDATAADFVSLTMPVREEAWRWPRDLHPFFRQNLPEGYLLNLIREQFGPLLDGTDLSLLAVVGAMGIGRVTVTPEGVAPGTELQALDVQDILHGDNTAEHFASLVREYARAAISGAVPKFIAPQAKASGAFASMPLGKPTIRTSRHIVKGSDDNTPFLGFNEFYSMRVLERLGVAPVARTQMSDDGRALIVERFDVDAHGLPAYGVEDMCGLLGLPPHEKYNSTSEKMLNAARAYLLDRDSMRQQLEHLGWHLLTNYVVRNADCHTKNVALFYTSVDDVAFTPVYDIVTTQAYPRFAANPPGLPIDGRKTWAAGKTLERFFNTRMGIAPRQYAQMVEALCDSAVAVGHELIEAARNEPQWRNVAKQMLHAWDDGMAALRSPKKSLQFKGLKPAIEAAGFSAPEPAEHAREVIGRSPLLGKRN; the protein is encoded by the coding sequence ACGTCGCTACGCTGTTTCGCGAGCGCGACGACTACGCCCTCAAATACAACCGTGACGCGACGGCGGCTGACTTCGTCAGTCTCACCATGCCGGTACGCGAAGAAGCCTGGCGCTGGCCACGCGACCTGCATCCGTTTTTTCGGCAAAACCTGCCGGAAGGCTACCTGCTCAATCTGATCCGCGAGCAATTCGGCCCGTTGCTCGACGGCACCGATCTGTCGCTGCTTGCCGTAGTCGGCGCCATGGGGATTGGCCGCGTCACCGTGACACCCGAAGGCGTCGCGCCGGGCACCGAACTGCAAGCGCTAGACGTGCAGGACATCCTGCATGGTGACAACACGGCCGAACATTTTGCTTCACTGGTGCGCGAATATGCGCGCGCGGCCATCTCGGGCGCCGTGCCGAAGTTCATCGCGCCGCAGGCGAAAGCTTCCGGCGCGTTCGCGTCGATGCCGCTCGGCAAACCAACAATCCGAACGAGCCGCCACATCGTTAAAGGCTCCGACGACAACACACCGTTTCTCGGCTTCAACGAGTTCTACTCGATGCGCGTGCTCGAACGGCTCGGCGTAGCGCCGGTCGCGCGCACGCAGATGTCGGACGATGGGCGTGCGTTGATCGTCGAGCGTTTCGACGTGGATGCGCATGGACTGCCCGCGTACGGCGTGGAAGACATGTGCGGCCTATTGGGCCTGCCGCCTCACGAAAAATACAATTCGACTAGCGAAAAGATGCTCAATGCCGCACGCGCCTACCTGCTCGATCGCGACAGCATGCGGCAGCAACTCGAGCATCTCGGCTGGCACTTGCTGACGAACTACGTCGTGCGCAACGCGGACTGCCATACGAAGAATGTCGCGCTGTTTTACACGTCCGTGGACGACGTCGCGTTTACGCCCGTCTACGACATCGTCACGACGCAGGCTTATCCGCGTTTTGCGGCCAATCCGCCGGGCCTGCCGATCGACGGACGTAAAACCTGGGCGGCCGGCAAAACGCTCGAACGATTTTTCAACACGCGCATGGGGATCGCACCGCGGCAATACGCGCAGATGGTCGAAGCGTTATGCGATTCGGCGGTCGCCGTCGGTCACGAGTTGATTGAAGCGGCACGCAACGAGCCGCAGTGGCGCAACGTCGCCAAGCAGATGCTGCATGCGTGGGACGACGGTATGGCGGCGTTGCGATCGCCGAAGAAGAGCTTGCAGTTCAAAGGACTCAAACCGGCAATCGAAGCGGCGGGATTTTCCGCACCGGAGCCGGCTGAACATGCGCGTGAAGTCATCGGGCGTTCACCGCTTCTCGGCAAGCGCAACTGA
- a CDS encoding allantoicase produces the protein MALPILDPNAPDFTRRYVNLADPRLGAQALEASDDFFAPKERMLNPEPAVFIPGKYDDNGKWMDGWETRRKRANGYDWCVVKLARPGVIKGLDLDTSHFTGNFPPAASVEAARVVDGVPNQSTQWTEIVPSTTLQGNSHHYHEVSDANAYTHLRVNIYPDGGIARLRVYGQPQVDWAGASRTEQFDLAAMENGAYLVAANNQHFGAASTILMPGRGVNMGDGWETRRRREPGNDWAIVALAQPGVIRKIEVDTAHFKGNYPDRCSIQAAYVTGGTDSSLITQAMFWPVLLGEQKLKMDNQHYFESEIAALGPVTHVRFNIIPDGGVSRLRLWGTLAS, from the coding sequence ATGGCACTCCCGATTCTCGACCCCAACGCACCGGACTTCACGCGTCGCTATGTGAACCTGGCGGACCCGCGTCTGGGCGCGCAGGCGCTCGAGGCCAGCGACGATTTCTTCGCACCGAAGGAACGTATGCTGAATCCGGAGCCGGCCGTCTTCATTCCGGGCAAGTACGACGACAACGGCAAGTGGATGGACGGCTGGGAAACGCGCCGCAAGCGCGCCAACGGCTACGACTGGTGCGTTGTGAAGCTCGCACGTCCGGGCGTGATCAAGGGTCTCGACCTCGACACCAGCCACTTCACGGGCAATTTCCCGCCGGCGGCTTCGGTTGAAGCTGCGCGCGTCGTGGACGGCGTGCCGAACCAGTCGACGCAATGGACCGAAATCGTCCCGTCGACCACGCTGCAAGGCAATAGCCACCACTATCATGAAGTCAGCGACGCGAACGCTTACACGCACCTGCGCGTGAACATTTACCCGGACGGCGGTATTGCGCGTCTGCGTGTGTATGGCCAGCCGCAAGTCGACTGGGCCGGCGCAAGCCGCACCGAGCAGTTCGATCTGGCCGCGATGGAAAACGGCGCGTATCTGGTCGCGGCGAACAACCAGCACTTCGGCGCAGCGTCGACGATTCTGATGCCGGGCCGTGGCGTGAACATGGGCGACGGCTGGGAAACGCGCCGCCGCCGTGAACCGGGCAACGACTGGGCGATCGTCGCGCTGGCGCAACCGGGCGTGATCAGGAAGATCGAAGTCGATACGGCCCACTTCAAGGGCAACTATCCGGACCGTTGCTCGATCCAGGCGGCATACGTGACGGGCGGCACGGACAGCTCGCTGATCACGCAAGCGATGTTCTGGCCGGTGCTGCTGGGCGAACAGAAACTGAAGATGGACAACCAGCACTATTTCGAAAGTGAAATCGCTGCATTGGGTCCGGTCACGCACGTGCGCTTCAACATCATTCCGGACGGCGGCGTTTCGCGTCTGCGTCTGTGGGGCACGCTCGCATCATGA
- a CDS encoding monosaccharide ABC transporter ATP-binding protein, CUT2 family yields MSLLELRGVSKHFGAIHALTDMTFSLEPGQVVGLMGDNGAGKSTLVKVIAGNFPPSHGEILIDGKQVHFGKPVDARAQGIEVVYQDLALCDNLTAAANVFLGREPRLGFGPIRILDHATMYRRAGELFKELKSETRPRDLVRQMSGGQRQAVAIARTRLSEARLVIMDEPTASISVRQVAEVLDLIQRLSEHGIAVILISHRMPDVFAVAHRVVVMRRGRKVADKKTEASSPEEVTGLITGAISVA; encoded by the coding sequence ATGAGTCTTCTGGAGCTCAGAGGCGTCTCCAAGCACTTCGGCGCCATTCACGCCCTGACCGACATGACCTTCAGTCTGGAGCCGGGCCAGGTGGTCGGGCTCATGGGCGACAACGGGGCCGGGAAATCGACGCTGGTGAAGGTCATCGCCGGCAACTTTCCCCCCTCGCACGGCGAAATCCTCATCGACGGTAAGCAGGTGCATTTCGGCAAACCGGTCGACGCCCGCGCCCAAGGAATCGAAGTGGTCTATCAGGACCTCGCACTCTGCGACAACCTCACGGCGGCCGCCAATGTCTTCCTCGGCCGTGAGCCGCGGCTCGGTTTCGGGCCCATCCGCATTCTCGATCACGCGACCATGTATCGGCGCGCCGGCGAACTCTTCAAAGAACTGAAATCCGAGACGCGCCCCCGTGATCTCGTCCGACAAATGTCGGGCGGTCAGCGACAGGCTGTGGCGATCGCTCGCACGCGCCTCTCCGAGGCGCGGCTCGTCATCATGGACGAGCCGACGGCATCGATTAGCGTCCGGCAGGTGGCGGAGGTGCTCGACCTCATCCAACGCCTGTCCGAACATGGCATCGCAGTCATTCTCATCAGCCATCGCATGCCTGACGTTTTCGCCGTCGCCCACCGCGTGGTCGTCATGCGCCGTGGGCGCAAGGTCGCGGACAAGAAGACCGAAGCGTCTTCTCCGGAAGAAGTGACCGGCCTCATCACCGGGGCCATCTCCGTCGCCTGA
- a CDS encoding murein tetrapeptidase LD-carboxypeptidase Serine peptidase. MEROPS family S66: protein MTVHRTIELIAPSGYPHDAEVLHRALHRLHAQGHRVEGMEATKRRYQRFAGTDGERAADLNRLADPSRALPDIVLAVRGGYGAARILHGLDYEGLQRRLTGQPVALVGHSDFTAIQLALLARAGVKTFGGPMLMSDFGAEDLSEFTMQHFWSALTKPTITVTSTAPQAQTADVSGTLWGGNLAVLTSLIGTPYMPPVQGGILFVEDVNEQPFRVERMLYQLHLAGILAQQQALVLGDFSGGKSYEYDNGYDLHAVIEQVRSVIGIPVITGLQFGHVPNMLTLPVGADAHLVSDAHGFKLTLSGYPTLA from the coding sequence ATGACCGTCCATCGCACCATTGAACTGATCGCGCCGTCCGGCTATCCGCATGATGCCGAGGTGCTGCATCGCGCGTTGCACCGCTTGCATGCGCAGGGGCATCGCGTCGAGGGTATGGAGGCGACAAAGCGCCGTTACCAGCGTTTCGCCGGCACCGACGGCGAGCGTGCGGCCGATCTGAACCGGCTGGCCGACCCCTCGCGCGCGTTGCCCGATATCGTGCTGGCCGTACGGGGCGGCTACGGCGCGGCGCGCATCCTGCACGGACTCGACTACGAAGGGCTGCAACGGCGGCTGACCGGTCAACCGGTCGCGCTGGTGGGCCATAGCGATTTCACCGCGATACAGCTTGCTTTGCTGGCACGCGCCGGCGTGAAAACTTTCGGCGGCCCGATGTTGATGAGCGACTTCGGCGCGGAAGATCTGAGCGAATTCACCATGCAGCACTTCTGGTCCGCGCTGACCAAGCCGACCATCACGGTGACGAGCACTGCGCCGCAAGCGCAGACTGCCGACGTGTCGGGCACGTTGTGGGGCGGCAATCTGGCGGTGCTGACGTCGCTGATCGGCACGCCGTATATGCCGCCGGTGCAGGGCGGCATTCTGTTCGTCGAAGATGTCAACGAGCAGCCGTTCCGGGTCGAGCGGATGCTTTATCAATTGCACCTGGCGGGCATCCTCGCGCAGCAGCAGGCGCTTGTGCTTGGCGATTTCTCCGGCGGCAAATCGTACGAGTACGACAACGGCTACGATCTGCACGCGGTGATCGAGCAGGTGAGGTCGGTGATCGGGATTCCGGTCATCACCGGCCTGCAATTCGGCCATGTTCCCAACATGCTGACGCTGCCGGTCGGCGCGGATGCGCACCTCGTCTCCGACGCACACGGGTTCAAACTGACGTTGTCGGGTTATCCGACCCTCGCCTGA
- a CDS encoding allantoin racemase yields MRIKLINPNTTQRMTDAMGRCAREVAAPGTEVIAVNPTMGPPSIEGYYDEALATPGLLAEVIAGEREGCDGYVIACFGDPGLYAARELARGPVIGIAEAAMHAASVLAPGFSVVTTLARTCGMAWHLAERYGMKRFCRNVRATDVAVLDLDKPGSAARRIILDECRRALEEDGSDAIVLGCAGMAELCAEIEDALGAPVIEGVTAALKWTEALVALRLSTAKRGDYARPLAKRYDGALEAFSPVDADPNPQPPRDSAVSAAESVNSTGLLRVNTTESPVERAPHILPV; encoded by the coding sequence ATGCGTATCAAACTGATCAATCCGAATACGACACAACGTATGACGGACGCGATGGGCCGCTGTGCGCGCGAAGTCGCCGCGCCCGGCACCGAAGTGATCGCGGTGAATCCCACCATGGGGCCGCCGTCGATCGAAGGCTACTACGACGAAGCACTCGCGACGCCCGGCTTGCTGGCCGAGGTCATCGCCGGCGAGCGTGAGGGTTGCGACGGGTACGTGATCGCCTGCTTCGGCGATCCGGGTTTGTACGCAGCACGCGAGTTGGCGCGTGGCCCGGTGATCGGCATCGCCGAAGCGGCAATGCATGCGGCAAGCGTGCTGGCTCCCGGATTTTCGGTGGTGACCACGCTGGCGCGCACCTGCGGCATGGCATGGCATCTCGCCGAGCGCTACGGGATGAAGCGTTTTTGCCGCAACGTGCGCGCCACCGATGTCGCCGTGCTCGATCTGGATAAGCCGGGCTCGGCGGCGCGCCGCATCATCCTCGATGAATGCCGGCGCGCGCTGGAGGAGGACGGGTCGGACGCCATCGTGCTCGGTTGCGCCGGCATGGCCGAGTTGTGCGCGGAGATTGAAGATGCGCTGGGCGCACCGGTGATCGAGGGCGTGACGGCGGCGCTCAAATGGACTGAGGCGCTGGTTGCGTTGCGGCTATCGACAGCCAAGCGGGGCGACTATGCGCGGCCACTGGCCAAACGTTACGACGGCGCGTTGGAAGCTTTCAGTCCGGTTGATGCGGACCCAAATCCACAGCCGCCGCGCGATTCGGCCGTCAGTGCCGCGGAAAGCGTAAATTCGACCGGTTTACTGCGGGTAAACACCACGGAAAGCCCGGTGGAACGGGCTCCGCACATACTTCCTGTCTGA
- a CDS encoding tRNA(adenine34) deaminase: MAVATTLIDTPAQDESPAPPVSERDRRYMALAQAAAEEARAAGEVPVGAVLVRGDEVIAKGFNHPIGAHDPSAHAEMIALRAAAQAVENYRLPGCELYVTLEPCLMCAGAIMHARIARVVFGARDPKTGACGSVVDAFANPQLNHHTTVTGGVLETECGAALKSFFAERRRASREARAAARGEAQVVAGGETRPDAHVEARSETRVEAPPDAPVETRSEPGPAEPL; this comes from the coding sequence ATGGCTGTCGCCACTACGCTGATCGACACCCCCGCGCAAGACGAATCGCCCGCACCGCCTGTCTCGGAGCGCGATCGCCGCTACATGGCGCTTGCCCAAGCTGCCGCCGAAGAAGCCCGCGCAGCCGGCGAAGTGCCGGTTGGTGCTGTGCTCGTGCGGGGCGATGAAGTCATCGCCAAAGGATTCAACCATCCGATCGGTGCTCACGATCCGTCGGCGCATGCGGAAATGATCGCATTGCGCGCAGCCGCGCAAGCCGTCGAAAACTATCGTTTGCCAGGCTGCGAACTCTATGTGACGCTTGAACCTTGCCTGATGTGCGCTGGTGCGATCATGCACGCACGCATCGCCCGCGTCGTGTTCGGGGCGCGCGATCCGAAAACCGGCGCGTGCGGCAGTGTTGTCGATGCATTCGCGAATCCGCAGTTGAATCACCACACCACGGTGACCGGCGGCGTGCTCGAAACCGAATGCGGCGCCGCGCTTAAATCGTTCTTTGCCGAGCGGCGGCGCGCCAGCCGTGAAGCGCGCGCGGCGGCACGGGGCGAAGCGCAGGTCGTAGCAGGTGGCGAAACACGCCCTGACGCGCATGTCGAAGCACGCAGCGAAACACGCGTTGAGGCACCCCCCGACGCACCCGTCGAAACACGCAGCGAACCAGGGCCGGCCGAGCCGCTCTAA
- a CDS encoding putative urate catabolism protein, with product MPLDSNYPRDLIGYGRHPVQANWPGRARVAVQFVLNYEEGGENCVLHGDPGSEQFLSEIVGAASYPARHMSMESIYEYGSRAGVWRILREFEKRDLPLTVFGVGMALERHPDLGRAFVELGHEIACHGYRWIHYQDVSPEKEAEHMRLGMEAIERITGERPLGWYTGRDSPNTHRLVAEYGGFLYDSDYYGDDLPFWMDVEVTGGAKSPQLILPYTLDTNDMRFASPQGFNTADHFFTYLRDAFDVLYEEGDEAPKMLSIGMHCRLLGRPGRFRALQRFLDHIEQHDRVWVTRRVDIARHWREHHPYQQDNRGAAA from the coding sequence ATGCCACTCGACTCGAACTATCCACGCGATCTGATCGGCTACGGCCGCCACCCGGTGCAGGCGAACTGGCCGGGTCGAGCGCGCGTCGCGGTGCAATTCGTCCTGAACTACGAAGAAGGCGGAGAAAACTGCGTGCTGCACGGCGATCCGGGCTCGGAGCAGTTTCTGTCGGAAATCGTTGGCGCGGCGTCTTATCCGGCGCGTCACATGAGCATGGAGTCGATCTACGAATACGGCTCGCGGGCAGGCGTGTGGCGCATTCTGCGCGAATTCGAAAAACGCGATCTGCCGCTCACGGTGTTCGGTGTGGGCATGGCGCTCGAACGGCATCCTGACCTGGGGCGCGCCTTCGTCGAACTCGGTCATGAGATCGCCTGTCACGGCTATCGCTGGATTCACTACCAGGACGTGTCGCCGGAGAAAGAGGCGGAGCACATGCGCCTTGGCATGGAAGCGATCGAGCGCATCACCGGCGAGCGGCCGCTCGGCTGGTACACCGGCCGCGATAGCCCCAATACGCATCGTCTGGTTGCCGAATACGGCGGCTTCCTGTACGACTCGGATTACTACGGCGACGACCTGCCGTTCTGGATGGATGTCGAAGTGACGGGCGGCGCAAAGAGCCCGCAACTGATTCTGCCGTACACGCTCGACACCAACGATATGCGCTTTGCAAGCCCGCAAGGCTTTAATACCGCGGACCATTTCTTCACGTACCTGCGCGACGCATTCGACGTGCTCTACGAAGAAGGCGACGAAGCACCGAAGATGCTGTCGATCGGCATGCACTGCCGTCTGCTCGGCCGCCCGGGGCGCTTCCGCGCGCTGCAACGTTTTCTCGATCATATCGAACAGCACGATCGCGTGTGGGTGACGCGTCGCGTCGATATCGCGCGTCACTGGCGCGAACATCACCCTTACCAACAAGACAACCGCGGGGCTGCGGCATGA
- a CDS encoding 2'-5' RNA ligase → MPEQLWLPGLEAPPTPTDGLFFAVFPDTNTAASIAKLAQQLCAETRSKSKPLAANRLHVTLLHLGNFAGGLPQARVDAAMRAATSISMKPFTVELDNVMSFASKPRPGPLVLGGGEGAGGLHALHDALGLALQDAGFGDRAVTPSVPYTPHVTLAYGMPWMATRPIESVCWNVREFALMHSLLGRTRHIALARWPLVGTQ, encoded by the coding sequence ATGCCTGAACAACTCTGGTTGCCCGGTCTCGAGGCGCCGCCAACGCCGACTGACGGGCTCTTTTTCGCGGTCTTTCCCGACACGAATACGGCGGCCAGCATCGCCAAACTCGCGCAGCAGCTTTGCGCGGAGACGCGCTCGAAGAGCAAACCGCTCGCGGCCAACCGTTTGCATGTCACGTTGCTGCATCTTGGGAATTTCGCCGGTGGGTTGCCGCAAGCACGTGTTGATGCGGCGATGCGCGCGGCCACATCGATCAGCATGAAGCCTTTTACCGTTGAGCTTGACAACGTGATGAGCTTCGCGTCGAAGCCGCGGCCAGGGCCGTTGGTGTTGGGAGGCGGCGAGGGCGCCGGCGGGCTTCATGCGCTTCACGACGCGCTTGGGTTGGCATTGCAGGACGCAGGCTTTGGCGATCGCGCGGTGACGCCAAGCGTACCGTACACCCCGCACGTCACACTCGCTTATGGCATGCCCTGGATGGCCACCCGTCCCATCGAGTCTGTCTGCTGGAACGTGCGCGAGTTTGCGTTGATGCACAGCTTGCTCGGGCGTACCCGGCATATCGCGCTGGCCCGATGGCCCTTGGTTGGCACGCAGTGA
- a CDS encoding ureidoglycolate lyase, with protein MKTLLIEPLTKEAFAAFGDVVELEGAKQIPINLGTTIRFHDLANVDVTDENGRTLVNLFRGQPRTLPFEVKMLERHPLGSQAFVPLNDKPYLVVVAPAGDLDPKQIRAFVTSGWQGVNYAKGVWHHPLIALGGVSDFIVVDRGGDGLNLNEQDLAESLWLTEDALSAVSV; from the coding sequence ATGAAAACGCTGCTTATCGAACCGTTGACGAAGGAAGCGTTCGCCGCATTCGGCGACGTGGTCGAACTCGAAGGTGCGAAGCAGATCCCGATCAACCTCGGGACTACAATCCGCTTTCACGATCTCGCGAATGTGGACGTGACCGACGAGAACGGCCGGACGCTGGTGAACCTGTTTCGCGGTCAGCCGCGCACGTTGCCGTTCGAAGTGAAGATGCTCGAACGGCATCCGCTGGGCAGCCAGGCCTTCGTGCCGCTGAACGACAAACCGTATCTGGTGGTCGTGGCGCCGGCGGGCGACCTGGATCCGAAGCAGATTCGTGCGTTCGTGACGAGCGGCTGGCAAGGCGTGAACTATGCGAAGGGTGTCTGGCACCATCCGCTGATCGCCTTGGGCGGCGTGAGCGACTTTATCGTCGTCGATCGTGGTGGCGACGGATTGAACCTGAACGAGCAGGATCTGGCCGAGTCGCTCTGGCTCACTGAAGATGCGTTGAGCGCGGTGAGCGTTTGA
- a CDS encoding transcriptional regulator, GntR family, with translation MSDTDSAAANSSKPEAIAERIRAAILEHRLAPGAKLTEAQLCEVFGVKRGPIRQALTQLATDHLVDLEPNRGAFVASPSLQEVHEVFEMRRIIELAVVEKICGGHGMRRLKSIGSMIGRERKAFETRDFPAWIRLSGEFHTELAGLTGNAVLCDCLNGLVARSTLISALYESLGRSPCSFEDHEAILAALDAGDAKEAAALMSRHLQSVELKMLERPARGAADLHEVFGALNGAPKEAAKPKSAPG, from the coding sequence ATGTCCGACACAGACTCCGCTGCCGCGAATAGTTCGAAACCCGAAGCGATCGCCGAGCGCATCCGCGCTGCGATCCTCGAGCATCGGTTAGCGCCTGGCGCCAAGCTGACAGAAGCACAGTTGTGCGAAGTATTTGGCGTGAAGCGCGGCCCGATCCGGCAGGCGCTCACCCAACTGGCAACAGACCACCTCGTCGATCTCGAGCCGAATCGTGGTGCGTTTGTCGCCAGTCCGTCGTTGCAAGAAGTGCATGAAGTGTTCGAAATGCGCAGGATTATCGAACTGGCTGTGGTTGAAAAGATTTGCGGCGGTCATGGCATGCGCCGTTTGAAGAGCATCGGTAGCATGATTGGCCGCGAACGCAAAGCGTTCGAAACACGTGATTTTCCGGCGTGGATTCGCCTGTCGGGTGAGTTCCATACCGAGTTGGCCGGGCTCACCGGCAACGCCGTGCTGTGCGACTGCCTGAACGGACTGGTGGCGCGCTCCACGCTGATTTCGGCACTGTACGAGTCACTCGGACGCAGCCCTTGCTCGTTCGAAGACCACGAAGCGATTCTCGCCGCGCTCGACGCCGGCGATGCAAAAGAGGCGGCGGCCCTGATGTCGCGCCATTTGCAAAGCGTCGAGTTGAAGATGCTGGAGCGCCCCGCACGTGGCGCGGCCGATCTGCATGAAGTGTTTGGCGCACTCAATGGCGCACCGAAGGAAGCAGCTAAACCCAAGTCCGCGCCTGGCTAA
- a CDS encoding nucleobase:cation symporter-1, NCS1 family, with protein MAQFSAAPGSPAVSTYGDGVVSSEPSIPAGYSERLYNEDLAPLRHQTWGAYNIFAFWMSDVHSVGGYVFAGSLFALGLTSWQVLIALLVGITLVNALCNLIAKPSQANGVPYPVACRATFGVLGANIPAVIRGLIAVAWYGIQTYLASSALVIVVLKFVPQLLPYADVHHHGFMGLSTLGWAGFMLLWVLQALVFWHGMETIKKFIDFAGPAVYVVMFILAGYMVYRAGWRNIGINLGGVKYHGMEVVPVMITAISLVVSYFSGPMLNFGDFSRYAKSFRSVKRGNFWGLPVNFLAFSLVTVVTTAATLPVFGQLITDPVETVGRIDYPTAVILGALTFTIATIGINIVANFVSPAFDFSNVAPRLISWRAGGMLAAVASIFITPWNLFNNPAVIHYTLDVLGSFIGPLYGVLIVDYFLVKRQKVVLDDLYSVSPAGSYWYTNGVNYRAVAALLPAALIAVICVMVPTLDGLANFSWFIGAGLGAVFYRVLAR; from the coding sequence ATGGCTCAGTTCAGTGCAGCACCCGGCAGTCCCGCAGTTTCCACCTATGGAGACGGCGTCGTGTCCAGCGAACCGTCGATACCCGCAGGCTACAGCGAGAGGCTGTACAACGAAGACCTGGCGCCGCTGCGCCATCAAACCTGGGGCGCTTACAACATATTCGCGTTCTGGATGTCGGATGTGCACAGCGTCGGTGGCTATGTGTTCGCGGGCAGTCTGTTCGCGCTTGGGCTGACGAGCTGGCAGGTGCTGATCGCGCTGCTGGTTGGCATTACCCTTGTCAACGCGCTGTGCAACCTGATTGCGAAGCCGAGTCAGGCGAACGGCGTACCTTATCCAGTGGCCTGCCGCGCGACGTTCGGCGTGCTCGGTGCGAATATCCCAGCCGTGATTCGCGGCTTGATCGCGGTGGCATGGTACGGAATCCAAACCTATCTGGCCTCGAGCGCGCTGGTGATCGTGGTGCTGAAGTTCGTCCCGCAACTGTTGCCATACGCGGACGTTCATCACCATGGCTTCATGGGCCTCTCCACCCTTGGCTGGGCCGGTTTCATGTTGCTGTGGGTGCTGCAGGCGCTGGTGTTCTGGCACGGCATGGAGACCATCAAGAAGTTCATCGACTTCGCCGGTCCGGCGGTCTACGTGGTGATGTTTATTCTCGCGGGCTACATGGTGTATCGCGCAGGATGGCGAAACATCGGCATCAACCTGGGCGGCGTTAAATATCACGGCATGGAAGTGGTGCCGGTGATGATCACGGCAATCTCGCTGGTGGTGTCGTACTTCTCCGGGCCGATGCTGAATTTCGGCGACTTTTCGCGCTACGCCAAGAGCTTTCGCAGCGTGAAGCGCGGCAACTTCTGGGGTCTGCCGGTCAACTTCCTCGCCTTCTCGCTGGTGACGGTGGTCACGACCGCAGCCACGCTGCCGGTGTTCGGCCAATTGATCACGGACCCGGTCGAAACGGTGGGCCGTATCGACTATCCGACCGCGGTGATTCTCGGTGCATTGACCTTCACGATTGCCACGATCGGCATCAACATCGTCGCGAATTTCGTGTCGCCGGCTTTCGATTTCTCGAACGTCGCGCCGCGTCTGATCAGCTGGCGCGCGGGCGGCATGCTCGCAGCGGTGGCGTCGATCTTCATCACGCCGTGGAATCTGTTCAACAATCCGGCGGTGATTCACTACACGCTCGACGTGCTCGGCAGTTTCATTGGACCTTTGTATGGTGTCCTGATCGTTGACTACTTTCTCGTGAAGCGTCAAAAGGTCGTGCTCGACGATCTCTACTCGGTCTCCCCAGCCGGCTCGTACTGGTACACCAACGGTGTCAACTACCGCGCCGTGGCTGCATTGTTGCCGGCTGCGCTCATCGCCGTGATCTGCGTGATGGTGCCGACGCTCGACGGGCTGGCCAATTTCTCGTGGTTCATCGGGGCTGGATTGGGTGCCGTGTTCTACCGCGTGCTCGCTCGCTGA